From a single Bacteroidia bacterium genomic region:
- the bcp gene encoding thioredoxin-dependent thiol peroxidase gives MNELKIDVGMWVPDVSLTDQDGNAVSLRDFSGQKVILFFYPQDDTPTCTTEACNLRDNHLLWVEKGYQVIGVSRDTEKSHRKFIAKYNLPYPLLSDPDRKLIDAFGLWGEKLLFGNLVMGTYRTTFVINEEGMITHVVREVKSKDHTSQLLEMLGLEQ, from the coding sequence ATGAATGAACTGAAAATAGATGTAGGTATGTGGGTTCCTGATGTCTCGCTCACTGATCAGGATGGGAATGCAGTCTCGCTCCGGGACTTTTCCGGGCAAAAAGTGATTTTGTTTTTTTACCCCCAGGATGATACCCCAACCTGTACTACGGAGGCCTGTAATCTGAGAGACAATCATCTGTTGTGGGTGGAAAAAGGATATCAGGTCATCGGCGTAAGCCGCGATACCGAAAAATCTCATCGGAAGTTTATCGCAAAATATAACCTGCCCTACCCGCTGCTGTCCGACCCGGATAGAAAGCTGATCGATGCGTTTGGTTTGTGGGGGGAAAAATTGTTGTTTGGCAATCTGGTTATGGGTACTTACCGAACCACATTTGTCATCAATGAAGAAGGAATGATTACACACGTTGTCCGGGAAGTAAAATCCAAAGACCACACCAGCCAGCTTCTCGAAATGCTGGGACTGGAACAGTAA
- a CDS encoding DUF1611 domain-containing protein, with the protein MHGTAIVLTQGLLHTPSAKTAHGLIRGSERFHVQAVIDSVSAGKDAGAVLDGKNRGIPVFASVAEYLQSQPSPVAEFSILGVAHAGGSIAPEWMSSIRESIAANMSVVSGMHQFLSETPEMVSLAEKHGVQLIDVRKPKPREELHFWSGEIHNVTCGKIAVLGTDCAVGKRTTARFLVQASREAGLKSEMIYTGQTGWMQGGKYGFVFDTTVNDFVSGEIEHAIVTCFREENPDVVFIEGQAALRNPSGPCGSEFLVSGMSDGVVLVHPPGRIFYKGWEKTGRKIFPLSTEIDLMKMYGVPTLGIALNTQGLTLAQAKDWQARYEDELALPVVLPVEEGVEGLIPAIKQKISDIKA; encoded by the coding sequence ATGCACGGAACTGCTATCGTGTTGACTCAGGGGTTGCTGCATACCCCCTCAGCAAAAACTGCCCACGGACTGATCCGTGGTTCGGAAAGATTTCACGTCCAGGCTGTCATCGACAGCGTCTCCGCCGGAAAAGATGCCGGAGCGGTGCTTGACGGAAAAAACCGTGGCATTCCTGTTTTTGCCTCGGTTGCTGAATATCTGCAATCGCAGCCTTCCCCGGTCGCGGAGTTTTCGATTTTGGGTGTGGCTCACGCCGGTGGCTCGATCGCCCCTGAATGGATGTCTTCTATACGGGAATCCATTGCCGCAAATATGTCTGTCGTGAGCGGGATGCATCAGTTTCTGTCCGAAACGCCCGAAATGGTAAGCCTGGCGGAAAAACACGGCGTGCAGCTGATCGACGTCAGAAAACCCAAACCACGTGAGGAACTGCACTTCTGGTCAGGGGAAATCCATAACGTTACTTGTGGAAAGATTGCGGTGTTGGGTACAGACTGCGCCGTTGGAAAACGCACGACTGCACGGTTTCTGGTGCAGGCTTCCCGCGAAGCCGGCCTGAAATCGGAGATGATTTACACCGGTCAGACCGGCTGGATGCAGGGAGGGAAATATGGTTTTGTATTCGATACGACCGTCAATGATTTTGTCTCGGGCGAAATCGAACACGCGATTGTAACCTGTTTTCGCGAAGAAAATCCCGACGTGGTATTTATCGAAGGACAGGCAGCGCTCCGCAATCCGAGTGGCCCCTGCGGGTCCGAATTTTTGGTCTCCGGCATGAGCGACGGCGTCGTACTGGTACACCCTCCCGGGCGAATTTTCTATAAAGGATGGGAAAAAACCGGCAGAAAAATATTCCCACTTTCAACCGAAATAGACTTAATGAAAATGTATGGCGTCCCTACATTGGGCATCGCTTTGAATACGCAAGGGCTTACACTGGCCCAGGCCAAAGACTGGCAGGCCCGCTATGAAGACGAACTGGCTTTACCAGTGGTACTTCCTGTAGAAGAAGGCGTCGAAGGCCTGATCCCTGCCATCAAGCAAAAAATTTCTGACATAAAAGCATGA